From bacterium, one genomic window encodes:
- a CDS encoding septum formation initiator family protein: MHNKKQNASKNNLKKILLIVIVILFVCLAIYAFTPCIIEQRKLNKQIANLENEIERVQESNKKLAKEIFALKNDPLYIEKLARKELGLIRSGEVIYKLKPDKEELF, translated from the coding sequence ATGCATAATAAAAAACAGAATGCTTCAAAAAACAACCTAAAGAAGATATTACTGATTGTAATAGTTATCCTGTTTGTATGCCTGGCTATATATGCTTTTACCCCTTGTATAATAGAGCAGAGAAAACTGAATAAACAGATTGCAAATCTTGAAAATGAGATTGAAAGGGTCCAAGAATCCAATAAGAAACTTGCTAAAGAGATATTCGCTTTAAAAAACGACCCATTGTACATAGAAAAACTCGCACGTAAGGAATTAGGATTGATAAGGTCTGGAGAGGTAATATATAAGCTTAAGCCAGACAAAGAAGAACTATTCTAA
- the mraZ gene encoding division/cell wall cluster transcriptional repressor MraZ has translation MFYGEFTHTLDEKNRLIVPMRLRGKIKETFVERFIITKGLDNCLFLFTVDEWRLFENKTKALPFTGKDARAYTRHLFSGASECTIDKQGRISIPLYLKNYAQIRKDVIIIGVMNRIEIWSRENWISYSKNTEKSVNEIAEQLEI, from the coding sequence ATGTTTTACGGTGAATTCACACATACACTGGATGAGAAAAACCGTCTTATTGTCCCTATGCGCCTTAGGGGTAAAATAAAGGAAACTTTTGTTGAAAGGTTCATTATTACAAAAGGACTGGATAACTGTTTATTCTTATTTACAGTGGATGAATGGAGATTATTTGAAAATAAGACAAAAGCTTTACCTTTTACCGGCAAGGACGCTCGCGCTTACACCAGGCACTTATTTTCCGGTGCTTCTGAATGCACAATAGACAAGCAGGGAAGGATATCGATCCCTTTATATTTAAAGAATTATGCTCAAATAAGAAAGGACGTTATTATCATCGGGGTTATGAATCGTATAGAGATCTGGAGCAGAGAAAACTGGATTTCTTATTCTAAGAATACAGAAAAATCCGTCAATGAAATTGCGGAACAATTAGAGATTTGA